The sequence below is a genomic window from Excalfactoria chinensis isolate bCotChi1 chromosome 17, bCotChi1.hap2, whole genome shotgun sequence.
GGCACAAGACTGCCCCAGCTTCAAAGAGTGAgactggggagggggggggagatgtGTGCCGTGGTGGCTGTATTTGCTGTGGGCAAACACTGGGTTTCCCTAAAGCATCGCTGAATTAAGGCATGGAGGTCTGCATAGCATTGGGCTGAGCGCAGCTGGGGATGGAactgtgcagctgtgtgtcatggagcagcagagagcatctgctgctgagtcctgtggtgctgtgtggggGCTACAAGGGCACGGGCCATCCCCAGAGCAGTAATTTTACCTGCAAACTACGTGCGCCATGAagacatacatatatttatgtcGATGTTTGTTGTTCGATTAACATCTTGGGGCAGTTTGGACCCCTGGGTAGCAAGCAGCTTTCTAGTgcggggaaaaagaaaggaaagcaaatggtgTGGAAATGCATAGCAAATTGGGATGCAATGCACAACAGGCCTCTCCCTGCTGCGTGACCCTCAGccctggggagggggggatggtggtggtggtggggaatGAATTaaatggggatggaggggggagGCACAGCGCAGGGCTGAGCGGCTGCAGGCGGGGGTTTGGCTGTTGGCCGGGGTTGAAATGTCGCACGGTGAATGCGTGCGAGGTGTGAAACGTGAAGGGAAGGGCTGGGAAAGACTCAAGGACATCATGGCTTCGGGGGATGGAGTTTGCGTAGGGTGAGGCCGGGATGGGAATTGTTCCGTGTGCGGGCAGTACCTGCGCGCAGCCCTCCCCGGCCCCCCCAGGGCCTCGCACGGCTCCGCCGGCACTGCGGGAATGGagaggggctgcggggctgtGCGGGGCCGCTCCCGGCGCTGAGCACGGCGCGGGGGCCACCGCCCGCCGGCACTCGGAACTGCACCGGGAGCCGCACGGGGCGCACCGCATCGCTCCGCGTGGTTTTGGCCTCCTGCTCCCTTCCTTCATCGCGGCCcagggggtggggaaggagcgagccctgctcctgctggctccaagCACGGGGCTGAGGGTTCTCTGATGCAAATACACCAGTTCAACGCTTCCTTCGTTTTTCATCCCTGCTTTTAAGTCAAAGCAGCAGCTCGGGGTGGTCTGCTCAGCGGGATGGCACCGTGCTCACCCTCCAGGCTGGAAGGCTGTCTGCTGGATGTCACcctgtgcagctgagctgagccCCAGCATTAGGTAAGGGGTCACATCAGGAAGGCTCCTGGGGGCGGtgtgcagtgctctgctctgcactgtgacCACATGGCTGGGCACGTGGGGACCCTGGCACGGCTGTGCCTCTCTGGGCTGTCAGCTCCATGGCACCGAGCTGTTGGGGTTATGGTGTCACCCCAGACCCGGCTGCCTGTGCCCAGGGTGGAAAGCCCCAAGGTCAGGGCAGGATTACTTTGAAAGTTACCGTATTgatattgttttaaataatatttgcaCTGCTGGCCCATGTGGCTCCCTCCCCTTGCAGAGCCTCCCCATTGTTTGCCTAATGGACTGTttgctctgcatgctgctggtCTGACCCCCCACCCCCAATATGGTTTCAAGccaaacattttcttcctgtttttttttgttttttttttcctgagtgaaGCATGCGTCTCTTGTTTCATCTTATTGGGTGAAACCAATGCAGGGAAGGCAAATCTCTATGGCAACAGATGTTTATCGAGCCCCTGAGATGAGGCACAGGGTTGGGGAGAGGCACTTCAGCATCTGGGATGGGGTCAGGGCAGCTGCCATGCTGATGCCTCAGGTGGAAGAGCAGGACCCTGAGATGGCAGAATTGTGCAGCTCCTTGAGCCCCTGGGAGAGATCCTGGGCTGCTTCCTGCAGGGGAGAAAACATGGCCTCGTATAAGGgccctgtgcagagcagcactgggcaggGCTGATATGGGTGGGCGCGGGGTCTGCGTGGTCCTGGGTTTGCTGTGATCTGGTGTGTCCTGACTCTGTCTCTCCAAAAACCATCAAGGATCAAAGCCTGGtgtattttccttccaaagctTCCATGAGCAGCATTTACAGCCCGGGGTCAGGGCTATGGGTAGGTAAACGTTTGTGGACATGGCTGTGCAGGATGGCAGCCAGAGCCTCTCCTGCGTGCTGTGGGGTTTGAGCTGGGGGTACCTGGGTTCTGTTtacccatttttttttactataagCCATAAAGACAGAACATTTGGTTGGacaaaaagctgcagctcacagaggctgcctgcagagcaggaggacaGGTTAACAGGAGGGCTGGGAGATGTCCAGCCCTTGTTTCTAGCCCAGGCCTGGTGGTGGTACTGCTGCTCAGTGTGGCAAATTGAGAACCTCCTTGCACTTaggtgctgtgctctgcagaatgCAGCAGGTGGGCAGCACTCAGATGGACAGTGCccaaaggaaggaagagcaaaCAGGGCATGTGCATAAACAAGGCAGGACCTGCACCAAGCTTTCTGGCTGTACAGTAAGTTACCTCTGGTAGTGGTTAGTATACGCCTCCCCAGCAGCTCAAGATGAGAGCGACTCCCAGCATCACTGGCAGCTTAACggcagcaaggagaggagaACTGGAACCTGCAACATCGAAAGTGCAGCGTTACCCTGGAGCTGGGATGAGCTCGCTTTGGTGCAGTCACCAGCGGGAGCGATGCTCTGCTGGCCGCGTAACCTCCTGTTCCTGACCTCTACCAGCAGCATAAAGCTTTGCTTTCGGTGTCTGGACCATTTGTACGTATTTAGAAGGAAAGCTGCCCGAGAACGGGCTTGCACCGCGGGGCTTTCCTGCTGGGGGGCTGCGGGAGCGGGGCGACCGCCGCTAGGTGGCGCTGTTAGTGCGGCAATGCCGGGCTCGGGGCGGCCGCGCCGTCGGGGCTCGGGGGGGCGCGGGGGACTCACGCAGCATCGGCCTCGTGGCGTCCAGGGAGCCGTCGTGCGGCTCCGGAGCGATGCCCAGCAGCTCGCAGAGCAGCGCGTAGACGTTGACGCTTTCGAACGGCTCTACCACGAGTCCCTGCTTGAAGGCCGGCCCCACGGCGCGGAAGATGGTTTTCATGTTCATGGCCTCGTTGTCAAAGCCGTGCTCCCCCGCGTTGAACTGCACCTTGTATCTCTGGAAGGCAGATGGATGTGAGTGCACCAGCTCTCCAAGCTCCAAGAGCACAGCCTCCCAGAGGCAGCGCGTCTtccctgctccctccctccAGGTGCCCATGTGCTGCAGTCTCAGGGTCTAACCACCTGTTTGGATGGGTCGAAATGAAGGCATAAAGCCAGGTAGGTTGTGGTGGGCTGTAAGGAGGAAAGAGGCAAATCCAAGACAGTAAAGTGTGTGAACGTGCATCTTACCCCATGGATCACATATCCCGGATCACTGTACATCAAGAGCGGGGTGATGCGGGGGTGGTTGGCGTAGTGGAATCTCTTTGgaaactcttcttttttgtaCACGTGTAACTTGGGGTGGGCGTTTTTCAGGACTGAATACACGTGCTCCAGTTTCCCTTCTTTTGGTAGCAGCAGCCCGCTGGGTCCGTAATCTAAGAGTTCAAACTGGATGTCACTGAACGTGAAGTTCGCAACGTTCCCCAGGTGGATCTCGTCTCTCTTTATGACCGTCTCCATGCCGTGGTCAGATGTGATGATGAGGTTGAGGTTTGATTCCAAGCCACTTTCCCTGATCCTCTGCCTTAAGTAGCCAATGGTTTTGTCCACCTGGCTGACCATGTTTCTCCTCTGCGTGGATTCAGGGCCATATTTGTGTCCTGTTGAGTCTGGCTCGCCGAAGTAGAGAGTGATGAAGTCGAGGTTGTTCACTGTGAACCATTCCATGGCAGTGTCGATGTTCTGTCTCCAAATGGTTTCGTTGCTGTAGTTGAACAGGGGGGGCTCCACCAGCTTCATGCTCACTTCTTCTCCTTGGTATTTTGCTTTTGTCCCAGGGAAATGGATGGAGCCTGTCTTTAAACCCTGTCAGTGAAGACGTTGTGTGAACTCAGCTGAACTCACTCCACCTGTCAGTACAACTGCTGCCCATGGATGTGGTTGATTCATTCAGCCCTTTAATGTCTCCTTCTGCCTCTAACAAAGTTTTCTTGCTCATCACCCATTTAAAGTGATTAACGGGAGGCACTGCCCTCCCCACACCCCCTCTCTGCTGGTTCTCTCATGATGTTAAACAGCACTAGTGATAACTTCAGAAGCACTGACCTGTTGGTACCATCCTAGCATTAAGGTGTGCTTTACTGCAGTCGTGCAGGAGCTCACCCTGAAGTCAACAGGTCCAATTTGGCAGGTAAATATAGCAGAGGTTTGTGTCTGGGGCAAGGTCTCATGTCCAGCCTTAGAGCCAGattcaaagcatttctgcagccCTCGGTGAGGAGGGGGCAGCCCCATGCAGAGCCCCCCTATGGGTCCTGGGTGACACCAAGGAGATGAGGCAGATTGCAGAGCATGGAGTGCTTGGGCTCAGTCTGCTCCCTAGAGAGCTGTCTGGGGTCTCTTTAATGAAGGAGTGGATCACTTCTTTTATTAACATATTAATAAAGCCGAAATGcacctttcatttttcactacTTTTAATAGGACGGTCACGATTATACCTGCCACTGCCTGGggatttgatttgctttttgctgGTGTAAATTAGCCCTGTTGCTTGCATTGAGGAAGTTAGCTGCTGACCACTAGAGATCGTGGCTCGCCCGCCGCTTGGAGcgcacagctgcagcagcagccccacttGCCTGCCTCTGCGCCGTGATCCAGATGGGCAGGCTGCCATTGTCCCACCAGCTGTCGATGCCCTGCGTGTTGTAGTAGGGCAGCTTCACCCCCGTGCTGGTGTTGAACCACATGTTGTGGATCACCCCATGATTCTCCAGGTATTTCCCTGCCGGAAGAGATGGATGGGGCTCACCAAACAGTGGGGCTCACCAAACAAACAGTGGGGCTCCCCACCCGCTGGGAGCATCCCTGGACCCGTTCTGGGGCTCTAATCCCTCCTGTGGTTCTTCCTGCCCTTTCCACCCCGTTTAGGATTCACCTTTATGCTGTGTTTAACccatctctttgctttctgttgttgctCACAACGGACGAGGTCAGCAGGAAGCACAGATCCCTGCTGCAAGTGGAAGACTGGCGCTTTGTGCTGTTGCATTTCACGCTATTCCTATTATCCTGCTTCTCAAGGCTGAGCAGTTCCTTCTGCATGACGTCCCAGCCCTCCTTTGTATCAACAACCCTCCCTTGCCTTTCCTCATCAGCGGCTTTCATTAGCATGCACCACTCTTTTATGCCAAGGTTATTAATGAAAATCTTAAATAAGATTGGCTCTGGCATTGATTCTGCAGGAATTcccctgctgccctccctgctgctctcctctcctttcagCTCTACCTGCTGTTGCCTTCCCCACAGCCGCTTACTTCCCCACATTAGAGATTTCGTACTAATCTTCATCTTCTCCACCTTAACTAATGATTTCCCACGTGGCACCGTATCAAATACATTGCTGAAGTCCGGGAAGATGAGATGTGCTGCTTCTCCCTTGTCTAAAAAATCATTTCCCTTATCAAAGCAGGCTGTCGGGGTTAGTCTGATGCTATTTACCTCCGCTGAACTATCGCTTCTGCAACCATTGCTGCATCTTTTTCCAAGGTATGGATGTGCTAAAGCTCAGTGTGCCACCAAGGCTGGCCTGTGGGCTCAGTAACTTATACCCAACCCCTCATTTGCCCTTTCCCATTCTGCACCCCCATGGGTTGGTGGCACTCACCGGTCAGCAGCGTGAAGTGGCACGGGCTGGTGATGGTGATGAAGGCAGGGGTCATGTACCGAGCCTTCACCCCCTCCGCAGCCATCAGGTCCAGGTTGGGGGTATCCACATCCTGATCGTAGTCCCACCGAAAGCCATCGAAGGACACCAGGAGAACTTTGTCACGGCTGGATGTGAGTTGCACAGGGCTGCCTCttgctgcagggagggcagcaagcagcagcaccagggaacAGAACATCTTCTCGCCCTTGAGGAGGGGTAGCATAGACATCCAGAGCTCACATTAATATATGCAGAAGGGGACTAAGTTCAGCTCTTATCTAATCTTGTAATAGCTGATCAGGTGCCGGGCTTCAGCCAGGACTTCGTATCAGAAGGAGcctctttgtttctgtctggCTGGAGTGGATTAGCTGGGACTTGCTCCCCCATCCAGCACCACATCTGTACCTCCATCTGTGGTGCTGCGTGCTCATGGATGTGACGTGAGGCTCTTCCTACTGCCGAAGAATGAGGGAGTTTTCTGCCACAAGCAGAACGAGGTGATGGGCTGTGCTGGAACAGCCTGAAGGAGGATGTTGTCACCACGTTCTGGCAGCCTATATCCCCTCCCCATAGGGACCCCTCCATGCCACAGTGCAGGCCCCAGTCCCACCGCCTGCTGCGAAGCTTTGCAGCGGTGATGTCCCATTTTATCATCATCTGTAATTTTTATGACTTCTCCGGGCTTTTATCATTGCTGACAACTCCTTTCTCAGCAAAACCAAGTTTAAGGCTTTTATAGACTTATGTAACAGAGGTTGACATGGGTCCCCAGGGCTTGAACTCTCAACCTTTGTGTCTTTGCTCATTTCCCTCCCTGCTCAGGTTCTGGATGTATTCCTTGGCCTCTTTGCTGAGCCATTCCCCTGCCTCACTGAGCACAACCATCTTCTTTGGTTCTCAGATCTGCCTGAGCTCATCCCCTGGCATGTCCTTTCCTGGGGTGAAATGGGCAGATGAGTtgtgctgcccacagctctcccTTGGTACCCCTGAGCATCCCCCCAGTGTTATCATCTCCATGAGGATAAAGGGGCCTGCCAGACACTGAGGGGTTAAAGGCTTCCTTGATAAAGATGTTGTCTCCTGCCCAGCTCGGGAGTAGCTCTAAATATTCCACATGCTGACCTGAGGTGGGTCAAGTCCCTGTGCTATTACTGATGAACAGCGTGTGGGAAGGTCCTGATAAGTTATCGTGTCCATCTGCTCTACTGGGAAACAGAAGAGGGTAGTGAGGAAAAAGCATTGCTCTAATCTCTGAGGAGCACTTAGTAATAGGAGTGTTTCGAGGTGCATTTTGATATTCAGTATCTGCGGGGCATGAGGTGCAGATAAAGAACGTTACCTTTGGTCGCTCTACCTGGAGACGCTGCTAATCTGCACTTGGAGCTGATGCAGTTGATCTGGCATCAGCAGAACCTCACTCTCACCCCACGAGCAGATGTGGCCGAGGGGCTGTCAGGCACATCGTGGCTCAGAGACCCCTCACTGATGCTTCTGGTGCTGCCAGGGCCACAGGAGAAGGGACTGTGgttgtgctgtggctgctggtgAAAGCACTGTGAGTGCGTGCCTGGGAGCTCCAAGCAGGAATGCTGCCTATAGGTGTTCCCTAAGGGGAAACCGAGTGCCCAGTGTGACACCTGCAGAGGTCTGCATGGGTCACATGGATTCCATGCTTTCTGTCTGTCTATGGAAAATAAAGCTGCATATTTCTTAGGAGAGCAATGGTCAAAGCATTGCGTGTGGAGACCTctgagaagagagagaaggaaggaaaagggaggggaGGTAGCTAGGAGAGTGGGACGGTGTATGGGAcattggtaatcacagcctgaacctctgattaatcagctgagacAAGTGTtggggcagctgcaggagcacaggtgagagtgatggagctgtgctcccggaagggatggagctcgactccacctcctctaagacctcatttaagggctgacccccactgaggcagcatctcttggagatcaaTCCTCAGTGGAGACTGCTCCAGCTTCTCTGGTCAAGGAATCAACACTGGTGAGTCTTCCTTTACATTTAACCTTTGTATATTTACCATTACCTTTGTTAGCATCTTTATATTAGCTGCCCTTACAGAAGGTAACTGAACAAAGTAGCTTGAGGTGTCCTGGTTTGCTCCTGTGCGTGCTTACATAGAACCTGatctttcctctgctgtatGGGGGTGTGTCTGCAGTGCTCCTCTGGGCtcctggcacagagctgtgtgtacCAAGAGCTCGTTAGTGCCACTAAAGTATGCAGTGCTGGGACCTTGGTGCAGCACTGCAATCTCAACcacagtgagcagagctgggatgagCTCTGTGGGTTGATGGCCTGGTCTGCACACAgatgtgtggggctgctgggggggcTGGAGGCTGTACTGGGACAGCTGGGAGGCAATGGGAGCTGATCAGGGTCAGGTATTTGGAGGGGGCTGTTCCCAGTGGAGGAGGAACCTTCTGTGTACCCACCTGCAGTGATGTAGGGGTCGCTGTGGGTGGGTGATGGGGAGGGGCAGTGAGAGCAGAAGGGTGGGGGCAATCTGCACTCTCCCCACCTCTCCAGCTGGAAGTTCCTCCTGCAGGTGTTTGCCTGGTTGGCCATTACTGGCTGGGCTGGGAGTTTTGCCATCTGCCTCTCCAGAgatgctgtgcttgctgctgaaAGTATTTGGTCTGAAGGAATGTgtggggagggagcagagctctgccagtGGGAACTGCTAAAGTGAGCTCAAGGTCAGGGCTCAAAAAAGCTGTGGCCCCTTGCCCGGACTGGGGTCGCCACACAGCTATTCCTGCAGGGCAGGGGACAGTGATGGGAgtgtgctttgtgctgcctgcagtgatgAAGGGCTGGAGCGTGTCCTGTGGCAGGAGCCAGGAGCAGCCCCATGGGAGAGGGGCTGTTATTTTAGCTCCAGTGGGAACAAGGAGCCCTCCCCAGGAGGGAccccagggagcagctgctTGTCTCGTTGTCTTCACACGCACTCACAGACACAGCCTTTAGCACAACCCCAGGCTTTAATGCTCCTGAGACATTGCTGGTTATGTGTCTAGTCCCCGAAGGCTCCCAGAgatcagtgctgcttttcttctctgctagCTTGGTTTGCTGAGGTCaggctctggctgtggggtttCAGCCAAGTGAGAAGCGGTGCAATGGGTCAGGATTGCAGCAGACAGCCCCAGAGGATGTGTGAAGGGAGTGCAGAGCTGGAGTTCAGCAGTGAGGTCAGTTCAGTGCAGCAGTCAGGTGCCTGATGGAGTCCTGGGCAGCAGTGTGATGGGGTCTTtgtggcagtgctgccagctgggcCAGGCTTGGGGCCAGGGATGCTACCCCTGTGGCTGTTGGGTCTGTATTTACTCATAGGATGAAGATCAAACTTCCCTCCTGAGGAAACCCCTGTGTGTGTGCTTCTCATCAAGCCACAGCCTGGGATCTGTTGGGGGTCTGAGCCCTGAGGAGTGAAGTCAGCCCCGTCTCTTCTGGTTGCAGCCTTCATCTGCTCCCTTCTGGGGACCCTTCCTCCACTGCTCAGTTAAACCTGGTATTGACCACTCCATCAGAGCCTGGGGctctttctcagctttcttAGCTAATGGCTGTGTCTGCCTCCCATTGAtcctcagctgcagagctcattgATCAAGTACATTTCTTATTATGCTTAATGGTATTTTACTCCCCTCTGTGCTTACCTCATGCCTGATGCTCACCCAGTGCTTCTGCCTGCAAGTGGCAGAATTCCCCTGGTCAGAGCAGCATccctgcctgtgccagcactgctttcttccctttggcagccctgctgcctccctctGCCTGGTTGGCCTTCCTTATGCTTTTcccatcttccttttcctcctggaCCATCTGCTTGTCTTCCACTTCCTTGCCCCCGGTGTCCCTGTTCCTCTTGGTCAGTGGGATGCAGATTTCTCTCACCGTCCCTCTCTATGATGTGACATCAAACACCGGAGGAGAAGGGTCAGCGTGTCAGAAAGAGTCATCCACTTTTGGGGGCACAAACCCACTCCTCTGTGAGGTCAGCTCTATCTTTCCTGATTCAGAAGGGCATTGTCAATCCAGGTTTAGGGGTGATCTTTCCCTTCTGCGCTGCCTTTTCCTGCAGCTCACCCAGCTGGGATGAGGTGCAGCAGCCAGGTCACAGTGTTTCCTTTTGCCCTCCCCCAGCATGAACACCTTTGCACTCCACACGCGCTGTATGTTGCCTTGCTCTGTGCCTCACCTCctttcaactcccctgcatgCATCATTCAAAAGCCATAACATTATTGggcataaaatatttacttaactGAGCTTTTTGCAAATATTCCCCtccattatttttcctccttttgggAGCAGACGCTGCTTCCCCTGTGCTCTCAAATGGCTTCTCTTAAATAATACAACAAGAACATATGAACACCCActagcctttttctttctcttgaaataCCCATAAATATGACGGTGTCACCAATCCATTACAGCCACTCCAGGCCTGTGGCTCAGGAGCACCCAGCAACACAGGACCTGCTTGTGTAATCACCTCCCTGTTGTATGAGGGGTGGGCAGGAAAGTTGCCTGGGGAGGGCGTATAAATACAGGGGATGATCTGACACAATGCAGggtattaatattaattaagaACTGCTAATTTCAGAAGGGTTCTCTTTGGAAGGGGTGTCTGCAGTCTAGCAGAGGGAGTGCAGGACTGAGCATTCCCTGACTGACAGCAGCCTGGATGCTGGGCCAGCTGCTTAGAGCAGAATTCCCTCCAGCAACAAAATGGCTCATGGCTGGCAGGCCAGCCTGCAGCACGGTGATACTGAGAGGCTGTtcccactgcaggcagcagggccGGCGGGTCTTAACAGCTCTGAAAGAGCAGGTTAAAGTATGCTATAAGCTTGAGGCAGCCGGGTGGGATGGTAGTGCTTTCTAGAAGTGAATGTGCATTGGTGAGGAAGTGTGCTCTCCCCATACAAGAGGAGGACATCAAGCAGTCTCCCTGCTGCGGGCTGGGTAACGGGTGCCACGGTAGGGGTCCTCTTGGGGGGGTCAGtggggctgtgctcagcatgGGGCTCCGGCTCCCACGTGTGGGGTGCGCGGGGCGCTCCGTGGGGCTGCGGGCGCTGTCCGCGGTGCTGACTCCGGCCGTGCCCACCGTTCTCTCCCGCCTGCCGTTCACGCTCCATCCGGAGCTCTTCCACCTCGAAATTCCTCCTCTGTGCTCCCGACTCTTCTGCAAAGTCCAAATGTGCTTTAATGGCTTGTGCTGTTGCTCCCGATTGATTTGCCCGTTGCTGTCAATACGTGCCTGGAGGCGTAATCCTCTCTTAATTCCTCCCTCTAGAAGGGGTAGGGGGTTTACGGCAGGGCAGGTGGTGTAGCCTCCCTCTGGCTCAAGGCAGCCGTTTCAGCTGGAAGCTGGGCTTTGCTGGTCTCTGCAGCTCTGGCCAAATGGCCACAGGATGCCTGGGCGggcttttcctgctctttggTATGGTGTGAAGTCATCTCAGAGGGAGGAAGAACTGTGAATGGCTCAGGAAGGCCACATAAAGAGACTGCTTCTGCAGTTAAAAATCCAGCTGAACAAGAAAACCGCCACATGTTCCCTTATTCGCGTGTTGCTATCGTTGTCCTCATTATCTGAGCCTCTGGGGTCGCGCTGCCTGCAGAGAAACATGGAGTGAAATAAAAGGCTCTGGGAGGAGGATGTGGGGATGTacatggctgcccagggaggtggttgagtcactgtccccagaggtgttcaagaaatgtgtggatgTGGTACGAAGGAACATGGTTCAGCGGGCAGCGTTGGTGGGAGGTGGGTGGTTGGGCTACATGTgcttagaggccttttccaagcttaatgattctatgaggttGGCCCCCAAGCAGGAGAGCTGGCCTAGGGGTCTGTGGGTTTGGCGTCTTATCTGCCTCTCCCAATCTCCATCTGAGAGCTTTCTATAATAGCTGGGATAGTTTGAAGCTGATtgggcagggctgtgagcagctgggTGGTAAAACAGCAGATGAATGTTGCTGTAGCCGAGTAATACAGATGAGAAAACATTCTCAACtataggaaaacaaagcagaccTTCAATATTTCCTGCTTGGGAAAAGGGatcttgcagtgtctgtgggtAGTTGTATGAAAATGTCTTCTCAGTGCGCGGTGTCAGTCAAATAAGGCGAATTGATTGTTAGTAGTTGTTAGGAgagagactgaaaacaaaacagcagcagtgttaTGCCAAGGTATAATATGCTGTGTTGCAGCACAACTGTTCTGGGTGGTTGTGGTTTTCCAGTGACAGAACGGAGATGGTTGAACTAGAAAAGGTAAAGGATGATGAGGCTGATCAAAGGCACGGGACAGCTTCTGTTTGAGGAGAGCCTGATAAATTAGGGCTCTCTTGGTTGGGGTGATAGACTATGGGGTTGTATAAACTCAGGAGTGACATAAAAGCGAGTAACAGGAAATGAATATTCACTACTTCTCATAAATATGTGGTATCAAATGAAAAAGGCAGTAAATTTAAAATGTGGAAGGGaggaatgtctttttttttttttcccatgcagtGCTTGGTTGTGTTGTGCAGCTCAGCACTACGGGGTGGTTAAGAGTCTGGCATCCCCTGGCTCAGAAAGCCATTAGACCCATTCAGGAAGGCAGATGCATTAGCGGCTCTTACACACAGTGATGCAGATGCAGTGCCTTGCTCTCGGTAGCTAGGTGCTGTGGCTGCCTTCAGCATGGGGGCAATGGGTAGTGGCTTGGCAGAGCCTGTGGGCTCATCCCAACTGCCTGT
It includes:
- the ENPP7 gene encoding ectonucleotide pyrophosphatase/phosphodiesterase family member 7 is translated as MFCSLVLLLAALPAARGSPVQLTSSRDKVLLVSFDGFRWDYDQDVDTPNLDLMAAEGVKARYMTPAFITITSPCHFTLLTGKYLENHGVIHNMWFNTSTGVKLPYYNTQGIDSWWDNGSLPIWITAQRQGLKTGSIHFPGTKAKYQGEEVSMKLVEPPLFNYSNETIWRQNIDTAMEWFTVNNLDFITLYFGEPDSTGHKYGPESTQRRNMVSQVDKTIGYLRQRIRESGLESNLNLIITSDHGMETVIKRDEIHLGNVANFTFSDIQFELLDYGPSGLLLPKEGKLEHVYSVLKNAHPKLHVYKKEEFPKRFHYANHPRITPLLMYSDPGYVIHGRYKVQFNAGEHGFDNEAMNMKTIFRAVGPAFKQGLVVEPFESVNVYALLCELLGIAPEPHDGSLDATRPMLRSSSPLLAAVKLPVMLGVALILSCWGGVY